TCGAACATAGAAAAGCTACGCCTAGTGGTAAATACAGTGAAAGCCCTAGTTGGCAGGATTATTTCCCCCCAGCTCGCAAGTTACCAACAAATCTCTTCTTCCCTCGTGTGGTTTTGGGCATCCCAAGTGGGGAATTTGCACGATGATCGATCTCGGAACTGCAAAAGCCGGCGAGCGCACAAGCCCAGAAGGCAAAGCTATTCGCAACCTGATTCTGCTTGCTACCCCGAAGAGTGAATACGCCTACCTCCGGCCGCACCTGGAATTGGTGCCTTTGCCTCACCACAGCAGCCTGCACGAACCTCGCCAAGCTCCAGACCACGTTTACTTTCCTAACTCTGGATTAGTCTCCCTGGTGGTGGTCACCCGCGATGGTAGATCCGTGGAGACCGGTGTGATCGGAAGAGAGGGTATTGCCGGCCTCTCTTCGGCTTTCGGTTTTTCTCGAACCTCGCAACGCGCGGTGGTTCAAGTCTCCGGTGATGCTGCTCGCATCGGGGTGCAGTGGTTGTTACAGGCACTGCCGCTTACTCCTGGCCTTCAAATGCTGCTTGCCCGCTTTGCTGTGGCACAGGGTGTCCAAGCGGCCCAGACAGCGGCCTGCAATCGCCTTCACGATGTGCAACAGCGGCTTGCCCGCTGGCTCCTGATGAGCCAGGATCGGCTAAATTCGGGGTTTCTGCCCATCACCCACGACTTCCTGGCTACCATGCTGGGCACCGATCGGCCCAGCGTGAGCCTGGCTGCACGCGACCTGCAGAAAAAGCAGGTGATCGACTATAGCCGGGGCGACTTGCGGGTCATCGATCGCAAGGGGCTTGAGGGCCTGTCGTGCGAGTGCTACAGCGTCCTACAGCAGCTGAACGGTGAAGTCGGACTCACCTGACCACTGCCTCCCATCAGCCACAGACCCACGTGCATCTGTGGCTGAAGCGCTTGTCGATAGGAGCTGATTCCGCCGGGCGAATCGCGCCTTGGACTACTTGCGATCCGCGATCCGTTCATCCTTGCTCATGCGGGCGATGTTCGACTCATCCGCCTTCTTGCGGTTGGATGCCAGCTTGTCACTATCGGCCTTGCGAACCCGCACGCAGCTGTACTCGGGATGAACCGTGCAGACTTCTTCGGTGTTGTCCTGCTTCTGCAGGTTGCGTCCATTCCCCGGTACTTCCGCCGCGATCAGCGAAGAAGTCATCAACCCCAATGTCGCGAGTCCGAGCAGTATCTGCTTTTTCATAATGCCTCCTCAGGGGCCAGCCCCCCATCATCTTCGGAAGCGAGAAGAAGCACATCGACGGCCAATCCAGGTGCGATCAACGGAAAACTTCCGAGCCTTGGCTAAGTTGTTGAATTGACCGCGTAAGTCTGGGCGCTAAAAAGCTATCGAGTTGGAAAGAACGGCGTAGGAAATGGATAAGTGTAACCGGCAGGATAGACTGCTCTCACCACTCGGATAGGGCAAGGCCTTCGAACTGGCCCGTTGGGACCGCCGGGCAGGATATGGAACAGAAATGTCGATGCCGCTATACGCCCACAGTCTGCTTCGCGCTGACCGGAACCGCTGTGAACCAATTGTGCCGGTCGTGCTGGCGTCCTTCGACGATCCCGTAAAACTCCTTCTGAATCGTCTTAGTGATCGGCCCGATCATGCCCTTGCCCACTTGAATCTTATCCACGGAATGGATTGGCGTCACCTCTGCTGCCGTGCCGCTGAAGAACACTTCGTCGGCGATATAGAGCATTTCGCGCGGAATCATCTGTTCCATTACCGGGATCTTCAGGTCGCGTGCTAACTGCAGAACCGAATCGCGGGTGATGCCCGGCAGCACGGAATTGGCCAATGGAGCCGTGTAGAGGGTTCCCTGGCGGACAACAAAAAGATTTTCGCCTGAACCTTCGCTGACATAGCCGCCGGCATCAAGCGCAATGCCCTCGACATAGCCGTTGATGATGGCTTCCATCTTGATCAGCTGCGAGTTCATGTAATTGGCGCCTGACTTCGCCATCGCCGGCAAGGTGTTCGGCGCGATCCGGGTCCAGGAGGAGACGCAGACGTCCACGCCCTCGTCGCCCTTGGCAAGATATTTTCCCCAGGGATAATTACAGATATAGACCTCGGTCGGCGAGTTGAAGGGGTTCACGCCCGCTTCGCCATAGCCGCGCAGAACGATGGGCCGGATATAGCAGGGCCACACTCCATTGCTGCGGATCAGCTCCACCATGCCCTGCACCAGTTCGTCGCGGGTGAAGGAAACCTCGATGCGGTAGATCTTGGAAGAATCGAGCAAACGCTGCATGTGCTCGGCCGCACGGAAAATAGCGGGACCACTAGGCAGCTCATAACAACGGATACCCTCGAACACCGAAGAGCCGTAATTCACCACGTGCGACATGACGTGGATGTTCGCGTCATCCCAGCGGATGAGCTTTCCGTTGTGCCAGACATGCTCGGTCTTCTGAATGGGCATCCTCAATCCTCCAACGCCAGTTTACAGCATTAGAGGCTGATTCCAATGTGTGTGGCGCGGAGGCTCCTGTCCGCGGTCGCGGGTTACAAGCATGAACCTTGAGGGTGCCTCGTTCAAGAGCAGCTTGGCGGGATGGTTGATTGGTGTCGAAACTCAAACGGGGTTGCCTCACCTTGTCGCTCGGCTGTTGGAGACACAGGCTGGGCTGGCTGCTGCGATCTTTAGTGGGTGGTGGGTGGCCCAGGTTCGCGCCGTGCTCTTCGGCGCTAACCTGGGGTCTCCACTAACTGCTGGCCTTGATCTTCACCGCTGCCTTGGCTTGGTTTCCCGGCAACTCATCTCCGCGCAAAAATTTTCCATTCTTGTTGCTGCGCATATCAGGCATCGCGGCAAAAGGTTTGCTGTAATCGTTGCGGGCGTTCCAGAACAAGAAACCTATCCCGCCCTTATCCTTGGCCACGGCAACCTGCGTCTCGATGTAAACAGGTGAATAGGTCTTGGTCCGCCAGGCAAAGGCCTGCAACCACGGGCGCAGCACAACGCCGGAATCCTTGGTGATCAGGCCGAAGCGGTTCATAGACTCGGAGATGAAGTGCTCGGGCGCATCACCCGGCAGCTTGTAGCCATCCATGCCGAAGAAGTGAGAGGGGTAGATCATAGGCGATAGAATGTCGCACGCCTTCGCCATGCGCACGATGTCCTGTCCGGTATGCGAGAGATCGATCGGCCGCTGCCAGGCCATCACGCCGAAAACATCCAGCGAAACCAGCACGCCGTCCTGGTGCAGCTCAGCGTAAGCGCGAGTCAGGAAGTCGGCAATCACGTCCGCGCGCTTCCAATCCGGATGCGTCGCCTCAAAAGCAAACTTCGCGTCTTTCTGATCACCCTCGGCAGGGAAGCGCACGTAATCAAACTGAATCTCGTCTACGCCAGCTTCGGCCGCATGCCGAGCCAGCGCGATGATGTAATCCTGATAGTCCGGATTCGACGGATCCAGCCAGACCAGCTTTCCATTTTCTCGCCAGGGTTGGCCGGTGCGGCGCGAATGCACTGCCAGCTGACTGCGGTTCTCCGCCATCCATTGATCGCGGAAGATGGCAATACGGGCGATGGCATGCATGTGCAGCCCATGCAGGAAATGCGTGTACTTGGGAAGATTGCTGATCACCGGCTTATGCCCGGTGGGCGCCAGCTTGTGCTCGAATGGAATATTGATGATGCCGTCGCTGTCTTTCACGTCGAACACCACAGCATTGCCGCCCGCCTTACGCCACTCGCGCACCAGGTTAACGCCCTTCTGGCTGCCCGCCATCGTGCCGGTGAGATAGATGGCGCGTACTTCGTAATCCTTAGGTACCGGGATCGATTTTTCCGACCAGTTCGTGATGTCCATCCCAGGCACAATGATTTGCTCGTCCGCCTTGAAATAAGCGCTGTGCGCCAGGTTCGCATTGGCAGAGCGGACCGCCTCGCGGAACTCCGATCCGGTCATGAATGTGCTCTGCGACAGATAGAGGTGGACCAGAGTGTCCATGGTCTGTCCACGTTTGGCAGTGAAGAGAATGCTGCCCGGCGGTAGAACTGGAGCTGCCGGAGAGGCAGGAGTGGTCGTCGTCGCGGAAACGGTCTTGAACTCAGTAGAGTTGGCGCGTCCCGATCCTGCTTTGGCGGCCGGACTGGAAGCTGCTACCAGCCGGTAATGTGGTACCGCAATCACCAGTACAGCGATAAACAGTGAACAGATAAGGGCCGCAAGGGCCGACAGCCGTAGGGTCCTGGACATCGTAATCCTCGGAAAAACCGCAATTTATGGATTTTTCCGGATGCTACCACCTACATAGATGCGGGCTAGGTATCGGAAGGAGTACATCTTCAGGCGTGGGATATCCTCCACTGTGCCCATTTGGGCTTGCACTTCGGTAGATGAGTTTCCTATTGCCCCTCTACGAGCGGTGTGGCTGATACCTTTCGAACTCCACGGCCTGACTTGCATCTCGTTTCCTGAAGCTGGCATCTTTCAGTAGGGTGGTGTCTCCAGGCAAATAGTTGCCCTTAGGGCGGGGCGGACTTTGCTGTATTTCTAAGATCGAGGCCTCAAAGAATGAACACCCTGAAGCTGTGCAAGCCGTTATTGGCTCTGATTCTCGTGCTGTCATTAAGTTTCCCGGGTTGGGGACAAGCGCTGGTCTCCCTACCCAAGCCAACCGGGTTCAATGTCTTTTCCGCTGAGCAAGACGTTGAGCTGGGCAGGCAAAATGCGGCCCAGATACGAAAGCAGCTGCCGTTGCTCCCCGATTCCAATCCCGTTACGCAATACGTGCAGCAGATCGGTAGAAAGCTGGTGGCCACCATGCCCCAGCCGACCTGGCCTTACGAATTCCACGTTGTTCAGCAGAAAGATATCAATGCCTTCGCTCTGCCCGGCGGTCCGATCTTTGTGAATCTGGGCACAATTCAGGCAGCGGACAACGAAGCCCAATTGGCAGGTGTGATGGCGCATGAGATGTCGCACATCTATGAACGCCACTCCACCAAGCAAGCGTCTAAGCAGGCAGCTCTGCAGCTTCCGCTTGGAGTGCTGGGGGGGCTGCTGGGAGGCAGTGCGGTCGGACAGTTAGCAGCAGCCGGCATCGGGTTCGGTCTGGGGTCGGTTTTTCTCAAGTACTCCCGCGACGCTGAGGCTCAGGCCGACGCCGTTGGCGCTCGCATCATGTACAACGCTGGCTATAACCCAGTGGAGATGGCCAACTTCTTCCGCAAGCTGGAGGAAGAGGGCGGAGCGCGCGGTTCGCAATTCTTCAGCGATCACCCCAATCCGGGAAACCGCGTGCAGGCGGTGGAGAAGGAGATCGCCGAGTTCCCGCGCAAGAACTTTGTCACCACCAGCGCAGAATTCAGCCGCATTCATCAGCTCGCGCTGAACACGCGTGCTTATAGTGCGCAGGAAATTCAACAGCGGGCGCATTACGCCAGCGCCGGCTCGACGGCC
This Terriglobales bacterium DNA region includes the following protein-coding sequences:
- a CDS encoding Crp/Fnr family transcriptional regulator, which encodes MIDLGTAKAGERTSPEGKAIRNLILLATPKSEYAYLRPHLELVPLPHHSSLHEPRQAPDHVYFPNSGLVSLVVVTRDGRSVETGVIGREGIAGLSSAFGFSRTSQRAVVQVSGDAARIGVQWLLQALPLTPGLQMLLARFAVAQGVQAAQTAACNRLHDVQQRLARWLLMSQDRLNSGFLPITHDFLATMLGTDRPSVSLAARDLQKKQVIDYSRGDLRVIDRKGLEGLSCECYSVLQQLNGEVGLT
- a CDS encoding branched-chain amino acid transaminase, yielding MPIQKTEHVWHNGKLIRWDDANIHVMSHVVNYGSSVFEGIRCYELPSGPAIFRAAEHMQRLLDSSKIYRIEVSFTRDELVQGMVELIRSNGVWPCYIRPIVLRGYGEAGVNPFNSPTEVYICNYPWGKYLAKGDEGVDVCVSSWTRIAPNTLPAMAKSGANYMNSQLIKMEAIINGYVEGIALDAGGYVSEGSGENLFVVRQGTLYTAPLANSVLPGITRDSVLQLARDLKIPVMEQMIPREMLYIADEVFFSGTAAEVTPIHSVDKIQVGKGMIGPITKTIQKEFYGIVEGRQHDRHNWFTAVPVSAKQTVGV
- a CDS encoding putative glycoside hydrolase, translating into MSRTLRLSALAALICSLFIAVLVIAVPHYRLVAASSPAAKAGSGRANSTEFKTVSATTTTPASPAAPVLPPGSILFTAKRGQTMDTLVHLYLSQSTFMTGSEFREAVRSANANLAHSAYFKADEQIIVPGMDITNWSEKSIPVPKDYEVRAIYLTGTMAGSQKGVNLVREWRKAGGNAVVFDVKDSDGIINIPFEHKLAPTGHKPVISNLPKYTHFLHGLHMHAIARIAIFRDQWMAENRSQLAVHSRRTGQPWRENGKLVWLDPSNPDYQDYIIALARHAAEAGVDEIQFDYVRFPAEGDQKDAKFAFEATHPDWKRADVIADFLTRAYAELHQDGVLVSLDVFGVMAWQRPIDLSHTGQDIVRMAKACDILSPMIYPSHFFGMDGYKLPGDAPEHFISESMNRFGLITKDSGVVLRPWLQAFAWRTKTYSPVYIETQVAVAKDKGGIGFLFWNARNDYSKPFAAMPDMRSNKNGKFLRGDELPGNQAKAAVKIKASS
- a CDS encoding M48 family metallopeptidase, whose protein sequence is MNTLKLCKPLLALILVLSLSFPGWGQALVSLPKPTGFNVFSAEQDVELGRQNAAQIRKQLPLLPDSNPVTQYVQQIGRKLVATMPQPTWPYEFHVVQQKDINAFALPGGPIFVNLGTIQAADNEAQLAGVMAHEMSHIYERHSTKQASKQAALQLPLGVLGGLLGGSAVGQLAAAGIGFGLGSVFLKYSRDAEAQADAVGARIMYNAGYNPVEMANFFRKLEEEGGARGSQFFSDHPNPGNRVQAVEKEIAEFPRKNFVTTSAEFSRIHQLALNTRAYSAQEIQQRAHYASAGSTADSSGGTISANSIRPSANFTSFQHQAYTLNYPENWHVFGDSTSDVTIAPEAGVSQNVVAFGVIISGFQPESSNSIDGATRELIDSLRHSSPDLRPVGTEQEIRVNGITGRSVDLMGRSPLRDSSGQPVQEHDWLVILPRGDGTVLYAVFISPDKDFTVLRPTYERMLKSLQMR